One region of Deinococcus koreensis genomic DNA includes:
- a CDS encoding efflux RND transporter periplasmic adaptor subunit gives MTTTSTPTLRPGRVPRRRWPWVLAGALLLGALGGGAYLTRTRTAGAPVAQTTTVAAERGLVRVSVSGPGTLEANTTRTVGADLTATVGAVPAVGERVNTGQLLTTLRSDTVDENVQTAQLNLDKARAALDATRASQASSAAGRASSVTQAQSTLAQAQQTLADARRTLSGQRQLYAVGAVSAQALSDAQATVTKAQLSLDSARAGLGAAQTQSAAGGTSDAETIRGQQVAVQQAQASLDTAQKARADLKVFAPITGVISSVAASEGAVVNAGATLLTVLDDTTLNLPVQVDETEITGVKAGQPAEVTLDAYDGQTFRGKVVRVSPGATQSSGISVFTATVQLANPAGTLRPGMTAEAEIIQSEERGLIVPSKAIQTVRRRSYVQVPGAAGAESERVRVETGPSDGTNTVVTGGLEAGQDVIVPGAARSAAGPTPRQTQGGFGPPPGGLP, from the coding sequence GTGACCACCACCTCGACCCCGACTCTCCGGCCGGGCCGCGTGCCCCGGCGCCGCTGGCCCTGGGTGCTCGCCGGCGCGCTGCTGCTGGGCGCGCTGGGCGGGGGCGCCTACCTGACCCGCACGCGCACCGCGGGCGCGCCGGTGGCCCAGACCACCACCGTGGCCGCCGAGCGCGGTCTGGTGCGGGTCAGTGTGAGCGGCCCCGGCACCCTGGAGGCGAACACCACCCGCACGGTGGGCGCCGACCTGACCGCCACCGTGGGCGCGGTGCCGGCCGTGGGAGAGCGGGTGAACACAGGACAGCTCCTGACCACCCTGCGCTCGGACACCGTGGATGAGAACGTGCAGACCGCCCAGCTCAATCTGGACAAGGCCCGCGCCGCGCTCGACGCCACCCGCGCCAGCCAGGCCAGTTCGGCCGCCGGCCGCGCCAGCTCGGTCACGCAGGCGCAGTCCACCCTGGCCCAGGCGCAGCAGACGCTGGCCGACGCCCGGCGCACGCTGAGCGGCCAGCGGCAGCTCTACGCCGTCGGGGCGGTGAGCGCTCAGGCGCTGAGCGACGCCCAGGCGACCGTCACCAAGGCCCAGCTCAGCCTGGACTCCGCCCGCGCGGGCCTGGGTGCGGCGCAGACCCAGAGCGCGGCCGGAGGCACCTCGGACGCCGAGACCATCCGCGGCCAGCAGGTCGCGGTGCAGCAGGCACAGGCCAGCCTGGACACGGCCCAGAAAGCCCGCGCCGACCTGAAGGTCTTCGCGCCGATCACCGGCGTGATCAGCTCGGTGGCGGCCAGCGAGGGTGCCGTGGTGAATGCCGGAGCGACCCTGCTGACCGTGCTGGACGACACCACCCTGAACCTCCCGGTGCAGGTGGACGAGACCGAGATCACCGGCGTGAAGGCCGGACAGCCGGCCGAGGTCACGCTGGACGCCTACGACGGCCAGACCTTCCGCGGCAAGGTGGTGCGCGTCTCGCCGGGCGCCACTCAGAGCAGCGGCATCTCGGTCTTCACTGCGACGGTGCAGCTCGCCAACCCGGCCGGCACCCTCCGCCCGGGCATGACCGCCGAGGCCGAGATCATCCAGTCCGAGGAGAGAGGCCTGATCGTGCCCAGCAAGGCCATCCAGACGGTGCGCCGCCGCAGCTACGTGCAGGTGCCGGGCGCGGCCGGGGCGGAAAGCGAGCGGGTGCGGGTGGAGACCGGCCCTAGCGACGGCACGAACACCGTGGTCACGGGCGGCCTGGAGGCCGGGCAGGACGTGATCGTGCCCGGCGCGGCCCGCAGCGCCGCCGGCCCCACGCCCCGGCAGACCCAGGGCGGTTTCGGCCCGCCCCCCGGCGGCCTCCCATGA
- a CDS encoding TolC family protein yields MKRTPTTRIALMLTAALLGSAANAQSTGTQSTVAQSTVTMTAAVTAALTDNADVKTAQANLEKAQAANAAAQADPGSLVAARLSAKNAAALALAQLRGARLSTLQNTLGAYTTLLEAQENVQLQTLQSQVDAKALQVARVKQSIGNATALDVTNAQNTLASSGQTLADGRAQVTLASARLVTLTGLGSGLRAAGAPTVPRPGGSLGALQGSVASLSTLVSAQGDLALAQLNVKLADNDFTPARTLQDARTALANAQRSLDSAGKSAGQSLASAWQSVQSAYDLLGVAQSREAAAQRAATQDAARLRSGTISAVELLNTQLSLRKAQFSRLQAQNNVLEALAALSVAAGQNLTGIGGSL; encoded by the coding sequence ATGAAGCGCACACCGACCACCCGCATTGCCCTGATGCTGACCGCCGCCCTGCTCGGGAGCGCTGCAAACGCTCAATCCACGGGCACCCAGTCCACCGTCGCCCAGTCCACTGTCACCATGACGGCCGCCGTCACCGCCGCGCTGACGGACAACGCCGACGTCAAGACCGCGCAGGCCAATCTGGAGAAGGCGCAGGCGGCGAACGCGGCCGCACAGGCCGATCCCGGTTCGCTGGTGGCGGCCAGACTGAGCGCGAAGAACGCGGCGGCGCTGGCCCTGGCGCAGCTGCGCGGGGCGAGGCTCAGCACCCTCCAGAACACCCTGGGCGCCTACACCACGCTGCTGGAGGCGCAGGAGAACGTGCAGCTGCAGACCCTGCAGTCGCAGGTGGACGCCAAGGCGCTGCAGGTCGCGCGGGTGAAACAGAGCATCGGCAACGCCACGGCGCTGGACGTGACCAACGCGCAGAACACGCTGGCCTCCAGCGGACAGACCCTCGCCGACGGCCGGGCCCAGGTGACCCTCGCCAGCGCGCGGCTGGTCACCCTGACCGGCCTGGGCAGCGGGCTGCGGGCCGCCGGCGCGCCCACGGTGCCCCGGCCGGGCGGCAGCCTCGGCGCGCTGCAGGGCTCGGTGGCCAGCCTGAGCACGCTGGTCTCGGCGCAGGGCGACCTGGCGCTGGCCCAGCTGAACGTGAAGCTCGCGGACAACGACTTCACCCCCGCGCGCACCCTGCAAGACGCCCGCACCGCCCTCGCCAACGCCCAGCGCAGCCTGGACAGCGCCGGGAAGTCGGCTGGCCAGAGCCTCGCCAGCGCGTGGCAGAGCGTCCAGAGCGCCTATGACCTGCTGGGCGTGGCCCAGAGCCGCGAGGCCGCCGCCCAGAGGGCCGCCACCCAGGACGCCGCGCGCCTCAGGAGCGGCACCATCAGCGCCGTGGAACTGCTGAATACCCAGCTGAGCCTGAGGAAAGCCCAGTTCAGCCGCCTGCAGGCCCAGAACAACGTCCTGGAGGCGCTGGCCGCCCTGTCCGTCGCGGCCGGGCAGAACCTGACGGGCATCGGAGGCTCCCTGTGA
- a CDS encoding TolC family protein, whose translation MNPPPLLSPARRRPAPLGLGLALSAGLGGPALAQATPAAPAVTSAVTGPALTLDAALARLAGSPSVTQAQLSVKVAQSNLNAARTALGLTVSVSGNAGYSGPSSLTAADGTVSAVDSSLSGSAGVNVSLGLLPWSSNQSSLRSSQRSLELAQANLQEATGSARLNVYQQYYAAVLATLDIDLAGRTLALRQRQLGVARIQQQGGNATAGSVLSAQADVQAAQGSELQAAGSLDAARRSLSAALGADLGDVSFPSQPPDTLTVPDVAALVARARASRQEVVQARGSLGAAQDALETQQRDATLPEITASLRYGPASSGGLSASLSLKQGTLGAGYSLPLGASTTGATSSSADRLTASLSGSYVISSPAVRAQVSAAQASVTQAQLSLSVAQQSAERDVRSRFGAAQTSLIAVQTRATAVQVAGLALDTARIRLQAGTATADDVTGAELALAQAERELLQARVTAHLNLIQLDHAAGGPA comes from the coding sequence ATGAACCCCCCACCCCTCCTGTCCCCGGCGCGGCGCCGGCCCGCCCCCCTGGGCCTGGGCCTCGCCCTGAGCGCCGGTCTGGGCGGCCCGGCGCTGGCCCAGGCCACTCCGGCCGCCCCCGCTGTCACCTCGGCCGTCACCGGCCCGGCCCTGACCCTGGACGCTGCCCTGGCGCGGCTGGCGGGCTCGCCCAGCGTGACCCAGGCGCAGCTCTCGGTGAAGGTGGCGCAGTCGAACCTGAACGCCGCCCGCACGGCCCTGGGCCTGACGGTCAGCGTGAGCGGCAACGCCGGCTACAGCGGCCCCAGCTCGCTCACGGCCGCCGACGGCACGGTGAGCGCGGTGGACAGCAGCCTCAGCGGCAGCGCCGGGGTGAACGTCTCGCTGGGCCTGCTGCCCTGGTCGAGCAACCAGAGCAGCCTGCGCAGTTCGCAGCGCAGCCTCGAGCTGGCCCAGGCGAATCTGCAGGAGGCCACGGGCAGCGCGAGACTTAACGTCTACCAGCAGTACTACGCGGCGGTGCTGGCTACGCTGGACATCGACCTGGCCGGCCGCACGCTGGCCCTGCGGCAGCGGCAGCTGGGCGTGGCCCGGATCCAGCAGCAGGGCGGCAACGCCACCGCTGGCAGCGTGCTGAGCGCCCAGGCCGACGTGCAGGCGGCCCAGGGCAGCGAGCTGCAGGCGGCGGGCTCGCTGGACGCCGCGCGGCGCAGTCTCTCGGCGGCGTTGGGGGCCGACCTCGGGGACGTGAGCTTCCCCAGCCAGCCCCCCGACACGCTGACAGTGCCCGATGTGGCGGCCCTGGTGGCGCGGGCGCGGGCCAGCCGGCAGGAGGTCGTGCAGGCGCGCGGCAGCCTGGGGGCTGCCCAGGACGCCCTGGAGACGCAGCAGCGTGACGCGACCCTGCCGGAGATCACGGCCTCGCTGCGCTACGGCCCGGCCAGCAGCGGCGGCCTCAGCGCCAGCCTGAGTCTGAAACAGGGCACGCTGGGGGCGGGGTACAGCCTGCCGCTGGGCGCCTCGACCACCGGGGCCACGTCCAGCAGCGCCGACCGGCTCACCGCCAGCCTGAGCGGGAGTTACGTGATCTCTTCGCCTGCCGTGCGTGCCCAGGTCTCGGCGGCGCAGGCCAGCGTGACCCAGGCGCAGCTCAGCCTCAGCGTGGCGCAGCAGAGCGCCGAACGCGATGTCCGGAGCCGCTTCGGCGCGGCCCAGACCAGCCTGATCGCCGTGCAGACGAGGGCCACGGCCGTGCAGGTGGCCGGGCTCGCGCTGGACACCGCCCGCATCCGCCTGCAGGCCGGCACCGCCACCGCCGACGACGTGACGGGCGCCGAACTCGCGCTGGCCCAGGCCGAACGTGAGCTGCTCCAGGCCCGCGTGACCGCCCATCTCAACCTCATCCAGCTCGATCACGCCGCCGGAGGCCCCGCATGA
- a CDS encoding zinc-dependent alcohol dehydrogenase, with product MKAIIWQGVNKVGVENVPDPALLLPTDAIIKVTSTAICGSDLHLLDGVIPSMEKGDILGHEFMGEVVEVGRDVKKLSVGDRVVVPFNLACGVCDPCRRGLFSACDNSNPNHRMAEALYGAVSGGGLFGYSHMYGGYAGGQAQYVRVPFADVGPHKIESGLRDEQVLFLTDIFPTGYQAAENCSIVPGRDVVAVFGAGPVGQFAARSAQMLGAAHVIVIDRVQGRLAMAEAAGCQTINYEQDDVLVALREATGGRGPDHVIDAVGMEAHGHGPGALVDTAKQKLKLSFDRITALRWAILSCGKGGTVSMPGVYGGLIDKLPMGAAFAKGLTFKMGQTHTHRHIAPLLGRIEAGEIDPSFVITHRASLDQAPELYKTFRDKHDGCVKVVLNPWA from the coding sequence ATGAAAGCGATCATCTGGCAGGGCGTCAACAAGGTCGGCGTGGAGAACGTTCCCGATCCGGCCCTCCTCCTTCCCACCGACGCCATCATCAAGGTCACCTCGACCGCCATCTGCGGCTCGGATCTGCACCTGCTCGACGGCGTGATCCCCAGCATGGAGAAGGGCGACATCCTGGGCCACGAGTTCATGGGCGAGGTGGTCGAGGTCGGCCGCGACGTGAAGAAGCTCAGCGTGGGCGACCGGGTGGTCGTGCCCTTCAACCTGGCCTGCGGGGTGTGCGACCCCTGCCGGCGCGGGCTGTTCAGCGCCTGCGACAACTCCAACCCCAACCACCGCATGGCCGAGGCGCTGTACGGCGCGGTCAGCGGCGGCGGCCTGTTCGGCTACTCGCACATGTACGGCGGCTACGCGGGCGGGCAGGCCCAGTACGTGCGGGTGCCCTTCGCGGACGTCGGCCCGCACAAGATCGAGAGTGGGCTGCGCGACGAGCAGGTGCTCTTTCTCACCGACATCTTCCCCACCGGCTACCAAGCGGCCGAGAACTGCAGCATCGTCCCCGGCCGGGACGTGGTGGCGGTGTTCGGCGCCGGCCCGGTGGGCCAGTTCGCCGCCCGCTCCGCGCAGATGCTGGGCGCCGCCCACGTGATCGTGATCGACCGCGTGCAGGGGCGCCTGGCGATGGCCGAGGCCGCCGGCTGCCAGACCATCAACTACGAGCAGGACGACGTGCTGGTCGCGCTGCGTGAGGCGACCGGCGGGCGCGGCCCGGATCACGTCATCGACGCGGTGGGCATGGAGGCCCACGGACACGGCCCCGGCGCCCTGGTCGACACCGCCAAGCAGAAGCTGAAGCTCAGCTTCGACCGCATCACGGCGCTGCGCTGGGCCATCCTGAGCTGCGGCAAGGGCGGCACCGTCTCCATGCCCGGCGTCTACGGCGGCCTGATCGACAAGCTCCCGATGGGCGCGGCCTTCGCCAAGGGCCTGACCTTCAAGATGGGCCAGACCCACACCCACCGGCACATCGCGCCGCTGTTGGGCCGCATCGAGGCGGGCGAGATCGACCCCAGCTTCGTGATTACCCACCGCGCCTCGCTCGATCAGGCGCCCGAGCTGTACAAGACCTTCCGCGACAAGCACGACGGCTGCGTGAAGGTGGTGCTCAACCCCTGGGCGTAA
- a CDS encoding SRPBCC family protein, whose product MTDDPRDVQGNAGPEVEGAGEASEPSTGAHMPTMERSVMGTLGVALMGAGLRSARPIQKIVLGSVGAGLAAMAATGRNPLANALKIRQSADGDTLVSDAVTIGRPAAELYAVWRDLAGLPRLMTHLERVEVLSETRSRWTVKAPTGDVSWEAEITADVPGERLAWSSLPGEGIENSGEVLFRPAPGDRGTELIVRLRYRPPGGTTGAVIARIAGEEPAQQLRDDLMRFKREQEFGSEPTTEGQSSGREPATSSSPKAGQA is encoded by the coding sequence ATGACCGACGACCCACGTGACGTCCAGGGGAACGCCGGGCCAGAGGTCGAGGGGGCCGGGGAAGCGTCCGAGCCCAGCACCGGGGCGCACATGCCCACCATGGAGCGCTCGGTCATGGGCACGCTGGGCGTCGCCCTGATGGGCGCAGGGCTCCGCAGCGCCCGCCCGATCCAGAAGATCGTGCTAGGCAGCGTGGGCGCGGGGCTGGCCGCGATGGCCGCCACGGGGCGCAACCCCCTGGCCAACGCCCTCAAGATCCGCCAGTCCGCCGACGGCGACACGCTGGTGAGCGACGCCGTAACCATCGGCAGGCCGGCGGCGGAGCTGTACGCCGTGTGGCGCGACCTCGCTGGCCTGCCGCGCCTGATGACCCACCTGGAGCGGGTGGAGGTGCTGAGTGAGACGCGCTCGCGCTGGACGGTCAAGGCGCCCACCGGAGACGTGAGCTGGGAGGCCGAGATCACGGCCGACGTGCCCGGCGAGCGGCTGGCCTGGAGCTCGCTGCCTGGCGAGGGCATCGAGAACTCCGGCGAGGTGCTGTTCCGTCCGGCCCCCGGCGACCGGGGCACCGAACTGATCGTGCGGCTGCGCTACCGGCCTCCCGGCGGCACGACCGGCGCGGTGATCGCCCGGATCGCCGGAGAGGAGCCTGCCCAGCAGCTGCGCGACGACCTGATGCGCTTCAAGCGCGAGCAGGAATTCGGCTCCGAGCCCACCACTGAGGGCCAGAGCAGCGGCCGCGAGCCCGCTACGTCCTCCTCCCCGAAAGCAGGTCAGGCATGA
- a CDS encoding response regulator — MSALILIVEDEPQLAEVLEAYARQEGYRTERAGDGVSALTMFRAASPDLILLDVMLPGRSGLDVLKAVRADGQTPVIMVTARAEESDQIVGLELGADDYVVKPFRPREVMARVRAVLRRASAVLEDGEKPLRVAMLEVDRRAVIARVHGQALNLTPAEFRLLAHLAEAPGRAFTREELLAAALPDSDALERVVDAHLASVRRKLDASGGGGLLQTVRGVGYRLGAGA; from the coding sequence ATGAGCGCGCTGATCCTGATCGTCGAGGACGAACCCCAGCTGGCTGAGGTGCTCGAAGCCTACGCCCGGCAGGAGGGCTACCGCACGGAACGCGCCGGGGACGGCGTCAGCGCCCTGACCATGTTCCGCGCCGCCAGCCCCGATCTGATCCTGCTGGACGTGATGCTGCCCGGCAGGAGCGGGCTGGACGTGCTGAAGGCGGTGCGCGCCGACGGCCAGACCCCGGTCATCATGGTCACCGCCCGCGCCGAGGAAAGCGACCAGATCGTGGGCCTGGAGCTGGGCGCCGACGACTACGTGGTCAAACCCTTTCGCCCGCGCGAGGTCATGGCCCGCGTCCGGGCCGTGCTGCGCCGCGCCAGCGCTGTGCTCGAGGACGGGGAGAAGCCGCTGCGGGTGGCCATGCTGGAGGTGGATCGGCGGGCCGTGATCGCCCGCGTGCATGGGCAGGCGCTGAACCTCACGCCCGCCGAGTTCCGGCTGCTGGCCCATCTGGCCGAGGCGCCGGGCCGGGCCTTTACCCGTGAGGAGCTGCTCGCCGCCGCACTGCCCGACTCCGACGCGCTGGAGCGGGTGGTCGACGCCCACCTCGCCTCGGTGCGGCGCAAGCTGGACGCCTCGGGCGGCGGCGGCCTGCTGCAGACCGTGCGCGGTGTGGGCTACCGGCTGGGAGCGGGCGCTTGA
- a CDS encoding GGDEF domain-containing protein, translating into MAPATLTLLRDAWTWREQEPERSAALLARAAELQSGAQDAGAEDEHTAASAVVRGYHQFRDARQAQALEEAAQALARLAERPESHWYTRALNVRSAAQLELGEFAGALLTLRDQIRLSRDNGDQESEACALHDLGAMHTRRDPGRAGAYLRAAGALFDRLGHPTGQTFVAWSLGELLQVQGRQDEALEHVQEALRRARACGHRLMEVLALSRLGELALGRGEAGQGERWLREALALQLETTHRPLWVSVPPLVPLLIHSGRLSEARQVLEDQLIRADEAGMLAARVALHEALSGVFEALGDPVRALRHARDHLRLFRQENADELARRVQGLEVLHRTELAEHEAQTQRRQNAELRAALAQLEVLHLQVERASVTDELTGVHNRHFLMTHGAASLAAARGPACVAILDIDHFKSINDQYGHDGGDQVLAAFARYLRQSLRPSDLFTRFGGEEFVVIFLDTHLPEAGAALEALNAGVRALPHAGVSPDLQLSFTAGVVAVVGGDLLDALHRADALLMQGKRSGRARVVCEPEGAAPGRSLAPTS; encoded by the coding sequence ATGGCGCCCGCGACCCTGACCCTGCTCCGTGACGCCTGGACATGGCGCGAGCAGGAGCCGGAGCGCAGCGCCGCGCTGCTGGCCCGCGCCGCCGAGCTGCAGTCAGGCGCTCAGGACGCCGGGGCCGAGGACGAACACACGGCGGCCAGCGCGGTGGTGCGCGGCTACCACCAGTTCCGGGACGCCCGGCAGGCCCAGGCGCTGGAGGAGGCGGCCCAGGCGCTGGCCCGGCTGGCCGAGCGGCCGGAGTCCCACTGGTACACCCGCGCCCTGAATGTCCGCAGCGCCGCCCAGCTGGAACTCGGGGAGTTCGCCGGGGCGCTGCTGACCCTGCGCGACCAGATCCGGCTCTCCCGCGACAACGGCGACCAGGAATCCGAGGCGTGCGCGCTCCACGACCTGGGCGCCATGCACACCCGGCGTGACCCGGGCCGGGCCGGGGCGTACCTGCGGGCGGCGGGAGCCCTCTTCGACCGCCTGGGCCACCCGACCGGACAGACCTTCGTGGCCTGGAGCCTCGGGGAGCTCCTGCAGGTGCAGGGCCGGCAGGACGAGGCCCTGGAGCACGTTCAGGAGGCCCTGCGCCGGGCGCGGGCCTGCGGACACCGCCTCATGGAAGTGCTGGCCCTCTCCCGCCTGGGCGAACTGGCGCTGGGCCGGGGCGAGGCCGGGCAGGGCGAACGCTGGTTGCGGGAAGCGCTGGCCCTGCAACTGGAGACCACCCACCGGCCTCTGTGGGTGTCGGTGCCGCCCCTGGTGCCCCTGCTGATCCACAGCGGCCGGCTGAGCGAGGCCCGCCAGGTGCTCGAAGACCAGCTGATCCGGGCCGACGAGGCGGGAATGCTGGCGGCCCGGGTGGCGCTGCACGAAGCCCTGTCCGGCGTCTTCGAAGCGCTGGGTGACCCGGTTCGGGCGCTGCGCCATGCCCGCGACCACCTGCGGCTCTTCCGACAGGAGAACGCCGACGAGCTGGCCCGCCGGGTTCAGGGGCTGGAGGTGCTGCACCGCACGGAGCTGGCCGAGCACGAGGCCCAGACCCAGCGCCGACAGAACGCCGAACTGCGCGCCGCGCTGGCCCAGCTCGAGGTGCTGCACCTTCAGGTCGAGCGCGCCAGCGTGACCGATGAGCTGACCGGGGTACACAACCGCCACTTCCTGATGACGCACGGCGCCGCGTCCCTGGCAGCCGCCCGTGGGCCGGCCTGCGTCGCTATCCTCGACATCGACCACTTCAAGTCCATCAACGACCAGTACGGCCACGACGGCGGCGATCAGGTGCTGGCCGCCTTCGCGCGGTATCTGCGCCAGTCGCTCCGTCCGTCTGACCTGTTCACCCGCTTCGGCGGCGAGGAATTCGTGGTGATCTTTCTCGATACTCACCTGCCGGAGGCGGGCGCCGCCCTGGAGGCGCTCAACGCCGGTGTGCGCGCCCTGCCCCATGCCGGGGTCTCCCCCGACCTGCAGCTGTCGTTCACGGCGGGCGTGGTGGCCGTGGTCGGGGGAGACCTGCTGGACGCCCTGCACCGGGCCGACGCGCTGCTGATGCAGGGCAAGCGCAGCGGCCGGGCGCGGGTCGTCTGCGAGCCGGAGGGAGCGGCGCCTGGCCGGTCGCTCGCGCCGACCAGCTGA
- a CDS encoding sensor histidine kinase translates to MSQPRPWAGLSWRGPTLALTMLLAMLAVSLLTVASMFVFSNAAVQREVRRLPPEVQRYLRAQQEALRRGQVVVSAPVPEVRTGSPADPYLGRGQSSPDVGGVVGAVGDDLVIAQGRPPRGGDETPGRDTPRFAPRPRDFVMQVQQSLVQVGLISAAASALLAWLFARRVAQPVSAISQAARQLAKGDLSARSPAFRGEREVAELARTFNDMAGDLQTLEQERRQAVADIAHELRTPMAVIQARLDALEDGVYPLELEQVRMLSEQAQLLTRLVDDLRILTLLEAGRLPLHPAHTDLAELAELVVRDLGDRASARGVTLSLRAEPAATRADPDRVRQILTNLIENALRHARTRVEVSVQAQDSAVLLRVDDDGLGIPADSREAVFTRFTRLDDSRARDSGGSGLGLAIVHALAAAHGGRARAAASDTLGGASLWVSLPLRGGSPI, encoded by the coding sequence TTGAGCCAGCCCAGGCCGTGGGCCGGACTCTCCTGGCGTGGCCCCACGCTGGCCCTGACCATGCTGCTGGCGATGCTGGCGGTCTCGCTGCTGACGGTGGCGAGCATGTTCGTGTTCTCGAACGCCGCCGTGCAGCGCGAGGTGCGCCGCCTGCCCCCGGAGGTGCAGCGTTACCTGCGCGCCCAGCAGGAGGCCCTGCGCCGGGGTCAGGTAGTCGTGAGCGCGCCCGTGCCGGAGGTGCGCACCGGCTCGCCGGCCGACCCCTACCTCGGGCGCGGCCAGAGCAGCCCGGACGTGGGCGGCGTGGTAGGGGCCGTGGGCGACGACCTCGTAATCGCGCAGGGCCGCCCGCCGCGTGGAGGGGATGAGACCCCAGGCAGGGACACGCCGCGCTTCGCCCCCCGCCCGCGGGACTTCGTGATGCAGGTGCAGCAGAGCCTGGTGCAGGTGGGCCTGATCTCGGCGGCCGCCTCGGCGCTGCTGGCCTGGCTCTTCGCGCGGCGCGTGGCCCAGCCGGTCAGCGCCATCAGCCAGGCGGCCCGGCAGCTCGCCAAGGGCGACCTGAGCGCGCGGTCGCCGGCCTTCCGGGGAGAACGCGAGGTGGCCGAGCTGGCGCGCACCTTCAACGACATGGCGGGCGACCTGCAGACTCTGGAACAGGAGCGCCGACAGGCGGTGGCCGATATCGCGCACGAGCTGCGAACGCCCATGGCGGTCATCCAGGCCCGCCTGGACGCGCTGGAAGACGGCGTGTATCCGCTGGAGCTGGAGCAGGTGCGGATGCTCAGCGAGCAGGCGCAGCTGCTGACCCGGCTGGTCGACGACCTGCGAATCCTGACGCTGCTGGAGGCAGGCCGCCTGCCGCTGCACCCGGCGCACACCGATCTGGCCGAACTGGCCGAGCTGGTCGTGCGCGACCTGGGCGACCGGGCCTCGGCGCGCGGCGTGACGCTCTCGCTGCGGGCGGAGCCGGCGGCCACCCGGGCCGATCCGGATCGCGTGCGCCAGATCCTGACCAACTTGATCGAGAACGCCCTGCGGCACGCCCGCACAAGGGTCGAGGTGAGTGTTCAGGCCCAGGACAGTGCGGTGCTGCTGCGCGTGGACGACGATGGCCTGGGCATTCCGGCCGACAGCCGCGAAGCGGTGTTCACGCGCTTTACCCGCCTGGACGACAGCCGGGCGCGCGACAGCGGCGGCAGCGGCCTGGGCCTGGCCATCGTGCACGCGCTGGCGGCCGCGCACGGCGGCCGGGCCCGCGCCGCCGCCAGCGACACCCTGGGCGGCGCGAGCCTGTGGGTCAGCCTGCCCCTGAGAGGCGGGTCACCGATCTAA
- a CDS encoding SDR family NAD(P)-dependent oxidoreductase yields MAAFRLPKRVWIAAALGAIAARRLLSAPFDLEGRSVLITGGSRGLGLALAREVLERGANVTLVARSGPDLQRARGLLGGGVRVQTITADLTQPGETERVVAETARHHGELDVVINNAGLIQSGPLANMTEADFRDILEINTLVPLRLTMSALPYLRARRGRVLMIASVGGKVAIPHLAPYSVSKFATTGLGQALRSELAREGIGVTTVLPGLMRTGSPRQALVKGQAGKEYALLATLDNLPLVSLDAREAARRIVNALVRGDAEAVIGGPALILRTAQALAPQLTADLMALGNRLLPGPTPRDTAVRGESVESPVTQRNPIKQRAEADFNQQGSEKEPGADEDMSLKP; encoded by the coding sequence ATGGCCGCCTTCCGCCTTCCAAAACGGGTGTGGATCGCCGCCGCGCTGGGCGCCATCGCCGCGCGGCGGCTGCTCAGCGCCCCCTTCGATCTCGAGGGCCGCAGCGTGCTGATCACCGGCGGCTCGCGGGGCCTGGGGCTGGCCCTGGCGCGCGAGGTGCTGGAGCGGGGGGCGAACGTGACCCTGGTGGCCCGCTCGGGCCCAGACCTGCAGCGGGCCAGGGGGCTGCTGGGCGGCGGGGTGCGGGTGCAGACCATCACGGCCGACCTCACGCAGCCGGGCGAGACCGAGCGCGTGGTGGCCGAAACCGCGCGTCACCACGGCGAGCTGGACGTCGTGATCAACAACGCCGGCCTGATCCAGAGCGGCCCGCTGGCCAACATGACCGAGGCCGACTTCCGCGACATCCTGGAGATCAACACCCTGGTGCCCCTGCGGCTGACCATGAGCGCCCTGCCCTACCTGCGGGCGCGGCGGGGGCGCGTGCTGATGATCGCCTCGGTGGGAGGGAAGGTCGCCATCCCGCATCTGGCGCCCTACTCGGTGAGCAAGTTCGCCACGACGGGGCTGGGCCAGGCGCTGCGCTCCGAACTGGCCCGCGAGGGGATCGGCGTGACCACCGTGCTGCCGGGGCTGATGCGAACCGGCAGCCCGCGCCAGGCGCTGGTCAAAGGGCAGGCGGGCAAGGAATACGCGCTGCTGGCCACGCTGGACAACCTGCCGCTGGTGTCCCTGGACGCCCGGGAGGCGGCGCGGCGCATTGTGAACGCCCTGGTGCGCGGCGACGCCGAGGCGGTGATCGGTGGCCCGGCCCTGATCCTGCGGACGGCCCAGGCGCTGGCCCCGCAGCTCACGGCCGACCTGATGGCCCTGGGCAACCGCCTCTTGCCCGGCCCCACGCCGCGGGACACGGCGGTGCGCGGAGAGAGCGTGGAGAGCCCGGTCACCCAGCGCAACCCCATCAAGCAGCGCGCCGAGGCCGACTTCAACCAGCAGGGATCGGAGAAGGAGCCCGGCGCGGATGAAGACATGAGCCTCAAGCCTTGA